The Spirosoma radiotolerans genome has a window encoding:
- the galK gene encoding galactokinase: MDLLDQLTHSFRQTFNAEPTLVCSPGRVNLIGEHTDYNEGFVLPAAIDKAIYLAVSQRPDNELHFVAHDLDKTYQGSLTSLIPTHTWADYLLGVVAQFRLAGHGLGGINCVFGGTIPMGSGLSSSAALENGVGFALNELFQLGIQRVDMVKLSQRAENEFVGAKVGIMDMFASMMGKANHVIKLDCRSLDYTYAPLRMDGISVVLCDSQVKHSLVTSEYNTRRAQCEAGVRFLQTFYPEIRSLRDVTMPMLDQHLRDAEPLIYRRCAYVVQENQRLLDGVEALEANDIATFGQLMYGSHEGLSHWYEVSCPELDILVDIARQQPGVLGARMMGGGFGGCTINLVQEDVLDDFRKLITKQYKARTGKDTYLHVCKIQDGTHVIS, translated from the coding sequence ATGGACCTACTCGATCAGCTTACCCACTCCTTTCGACAAACTTTCAACGCTGAGCCGACTCTGGTTTGCTCCCCCGGCCGCGTTAATCTCATTGGCGAACATACCGATTATAACGAAGGCTTTGTGCTCCCGGCGGCCATTGATAAGGCTATCTATCTGGCCGTAAGCCAACGTCCTGATAATGAGCTCCACTTCGTTGCACATGACCTCGATAAAACCTATCAGGGTTCCTTAACGAGTTTGATACCAACCCATACCTGGGCCGATTATCTGCTGGGTGTGGTGGCGCAGTTCCGACTGGCGGGTCATGGGTTAGGCGGTATCAACTGTGTGTTTGGTGGCACAATTCCCATGGGATCCGGACTCTCGTCGTCAGCAGCCCTCGAAAATGGAGTAGGTTTCGCCCTGAATGAACTCTTTCAGTTAGGCATTCAACGGGTTGATATGGTGAAGCTTTCGCAACGGGCTGAAAACGAGTTTGTGGGTGCCAAAGTGGGGATCATGGACATGTTTGCCAGCATGATGGGCAAAGCTAATCACGTGATCAAACTTGATTGCCGGTCCCTCGATTATACGTATGCACCCTTACGCATGGATGGCATAAGCGTTGTTCTCTGCGACTCGCAGGTGAAGCACTCGCTGGTGACGTCGGAGTACAATACGCGCCGGGCACAATGCGAAGCCGGAGTTCGATTCCTGCAAACGTTTTACCCCGAAATCAGAAGTTTGCGCGATGTGACCATGCCGATGCTCGACCAGCATTTGCGAGATGCAGAGCCATTGATCTACCGGCGATGTGCGTACGTTGTCCAGGAAAATCAGCGTTTACTCGACGGGGTAGAGGCTCTTGAAGCCAATGATATTGCTACGTTTGGCCAACTGATGTACGGCTCGCACGAAGGCCTAAGCCACTGGTATGAAGTGAGTTGCCCTGAGTTGGATATACTGGTGGATATTGCCCGACAGCAACCGGGGGTACTGGGAGCCCGGATGATGGGCGGTGGCTTCGGCGGCTGCACGATCAATCTGGTGCAGGAAGACGTATTGGACGATTTCCGAAAGCTGATTACCAAACAATATAAAGCCCGAACGGGGAAAGATACGTACCTTCACGTCTGCAAAATCCAGGACGGGACGCATGTAATTAGTTAG
- the fsa gene encoding fructose-6-phosphate aldolase produces MKFFIDTANLADIREAQDMGILDGVTTNPSLMAKEGITGKDNVMRHYKQICEIVQSDVSAEVISVTYDEMIKEGEELADIDENIVVKVPMSGDSIKAIKYFSEKGIRTNCTLIFSAGQALLAAKAGATYVSPFVGRLDDISTDGMALIEQIVTIFTNYGYTTEVLAASVRHPMHVIQCAEIGADIMTAPLSVMKMLLSHPLTDSGLAKFLADHEKANLPVK; encoded by the coding sequence ATGAAATTTTTCATTGACACAGCCAATCTGGCTGACATTCGCGAAGCCCAGGACATGGGGATTCTCGACGGGGTTACCACCAATCCCTCACTGATGGCGAAAGAAGGCATTACGGGCAAAGACAACGTAATGCGCCATTACAAGCAAATCTGCGAAATCGTACAGAGCGATGTTAGCGCTGAGGTTATCTCCGTCACCTACGACGAGATGATCAAAGAAGGCGAAGAATTGGCAGATATCGACGAAAATATCGTGGTAAAAGTGCCGATGAGTGGCGACAGCATCAAGGCAATCAAATATTTTTCTGAAAAAGGCATCCGGACCAACTGTACCCTGATTTTTTCGGCGGGTCAAGCATTGTTGGCAGCTAAAGCAGGCGCTACGTATGTGTCTCCTTTCGTTGGCCGGTTAGATGATATTTCAACCGATGGTATGGCCTTGATCGAGCAGATCGTGACCATTTTCACCAACTACGGCTACACAACCGAAGTGCTGGCAGCTTCTGTACGTCACCCGATGCACGTTATTCAATGTGCTGAGATTGGCGCCGACATCATGACGGCTCCATTGAGCGTTATGAAAATGTTGCTCAGCCACCCACTTACCGACAGCGGTCTGGCTAAATTCCTGGCTGACCATGAGAAAGCGAATCTACCCGTAAAATAG
- a CDS encoding cell division ATP-binding protein FtsE: MFSTEPVLTLDHADIYQGKKLVLGDVSFQINKGDFAYLIGRTGSGKTSLLKTLYADLWLQNGKGLVAGYSLDALKPKDIPQLRRKIGIVFQDFQLFFDRSVEDNLKFVLKATGWSNKTDMNNRIADVLMQVGLGTAQKKMPHQLSGGEQQRVVVARAMLNEPQILIADEPTGNLDPTVADQIMKVFQAINNAGTAVLMATHNYDLLHKYPARVLRCQDGQVIELKG; the protein is encoded by the coding sequence ATGTTTTCTACCGAACCCGTTCTTACGCTCGACCATGCCGACATCTACCAGGGAAAGAAGTTGGTCTTGGGCGACGTATCCTTTCAAATCAACAAGGGCGATTTTGCCTATCTTATCGGCCGAACGGGCAGTGGGAAAACGTCGCTCCTGAAAACACTGTACGCTGACCTTTGGCTTCAAAATGGGAAAGGGCTTGTCGCGGGCTATTCGCTCGATGCGCTGAAGCCCAAGGATATCCCTCAACTGCGTCGGAAAATAGGCATCGTCTTTCAGGATTTCCAGTTGTTTTTCGACCGCTCCGTCGAAGATAATTTGAAGTTTGTGCTCAAAGCAACCGGCTGGAGCAACAAAACGGACATGAACAATCGCATTGCCGATGTACTGATGCAGGTGGGTTTGGGAACGGCCCAGAAAAAAATGCCCCATCAACTCTCGGGTGGTGAACAGCAGCGGGTTGTCGTAGCCCGCGCGATGCTCAACGAACCGCAAATCCTCATCGCGGATGAGCCAACCGGCAACCTGGACCCAACCGTTGCCGACCAGATCATGAAGGTATTTCAAGCCATCAACAATGCTGGTACGGCCGTTCTGATGGCCACCCATAATTATGATCTCCTGCATAAATATCCCGCCCGGGTGCTTCGCTGCCAGGACGGTCAGGTGATCGAATTGAAAGGATAA
- a CDS encoding PadR family transcriptional regulator, with protein sequence MKKTILGELEELVLLVVAASTEDVYGVPVMDELQRLTGRNFTISAIHTTLYRLEEKGFLSSSLGGATTERGGRRKRLFAVTASGGRVLLEIQQMRQQLWQAIPERKFQLLGI encoded by the coding sequence ATGAAAAAGACTATTCTGGGCGAACTGGAAGAGCTGGTGTTGCTGGTCGTGGCTGCTAGTACAGAGGATGTCTATGGGGTACCGGTTATGGATGAGCTCCAACGCCTGACAGGACGAAATTTCACCATTAGTGCCATACATACGACTCTGTATCGACTCGAAGAAAAGGGGTTTCTATCGTCCTCCCTGGGTGGAGCGACTACCGAACGTGGAGGACGGCGTAAACGCCTGTTTGCCGTAACAGCCAGCGGGGGCCGCGTGTTGCTGGAAATCCAACAGATGCGTCAGCAACTCTGGCAGGCCATTCCCGAGAGAAAATTCCAGTTGCTGGGTATATGA